The Bradyrhizobium betae genomic interval CCAGTGCCGTCCCTGGACGCGGATCGGAACGTCGATCTCGCGCATCATCACCGTATTCCCGTTCCCCATGTCGCGCGCATAGCTTTGGACCAGGTACGAGCGCAGATTCTGCGCGGCAGCGAGCCCCGCCGGATCGTTGAAGATGCGGCGATTGCGACAGTTGGCGGTGTTCCAGGCGGCGTCGCCCGGCCGCTGCGGAAGCGAATAGATCTTGTTGTGTACCGGCAGGAAGCCGTTGCGGTCGACCATGGCGCAGAACGCCATGCGCGGGTCCTTGGCGAGGAAAGCTTCCTGGAACGGCGGCAGCGCGCGGTCGGCCCAGTCCAGATATCGGGTGCGGTATTGCTGCGGATTGGTGCCGGCGATCTCCGCATAATCGGTGTCGAACAGATCGTCGATCTTGACCTCGCCGCGTGCAACGGCCTGCTCGCAAATCCGGGTCAGTGCGGTGCCCGCTTCCATGGCGCGGGTGACGAACTCGGTGTTCTCCTCGTGGATCGACCAGAGCCGGTCTTCGATCTTCTCAGCTAGCGCGGCATCGGGGCTGACGAAATGCGCGCGCGCGCCGGCCTTGGATTGCTCGGTCACGCGCAGGCGGCAGACGCCGACGTCTTCGAGGCTCCCCTCGATGATTGTCTGAGGCGCAAGCCGGCTCGCATCGGTTCCGCCGATCAGCACGCCGTCCATTGCAATCTCATAGACCGGCATCACGCCGCGCGCGGTTTCGAACTTGAGATGGCAGGGCAGCCGCTCGGTCTTGCGGCGGTCGTCGTGCTCGCTCTGGCGGAGCAGCACCGCGCAGCGCGATTTCAGTTTCTGCGCGAAAGTGGTGACGGCCCTGCCGGCGCTGGCGACGTTCTCGCCATGCGTTTCGGCCGCCTTGGTCGCGGCATCGATCTCGGCTGCGCTCTCGCCGACCGAGATGATGAACTCCGACGCGCTGGCGGCATTTCCGGAGACTTCGCTGGTGGTGGCGTTCTGCTCGGCCACCGCGCCGTTGACGGTCTCGAACACCGGCCGGATCGCCTCGATCGCCTGCGAGATGCGGTGCACCGCATCCGCGGAGCCGGTGGCGTCGCGCTGCAGCGCGTCGATTTTCCGGGTGATCTCTTCCGTCGCGCCCTGGGTCTGCACCGCGAGCGCCTTCACCTCGGTGGCGACCACCGCAAAGCCCCTGCCGGCGGCACCCGCGCGCGCGGCCTCGATGGTCGAGTTGAGCGCGAGCAGCGTCGTTTGCCGGGCGATCTGCGCGATCAGGGCGACGACGTTGCCGATGGCGGCGGAGGATTCGCGCAGGCGGTCGACATTGGCGCGGGCTTCCTGCGCCGCGGCGCTGGCCGCGTCGGCGAGCTTGCCGGCCTCGCGCACCTGCGCGCCGATGCCTTGGGCGGAATGGGTGAATTTGTCGGCGGCAGATGCGAAGGTGGAGGCGGTCGATTGCGCGGCATTGGTGCGCCCGGTGAGGGCGTCGGTGCGGTCGCGAATGGCGGCAAGCGTGTTCGCGGTCGCCTCGGCGCCGCCGGCCACCGAATTGGCGGCGCGCTCGAGCTGGCGGATCATGGCGCCGAGCTCGAGTTCCAGCAATTCCAGGATTTCCCGGGCGGAATCGTCCCCGGCAGCCGGGGCGGGCGCGGAATCGACCGGCGACTGAGCAACCTGCGGGACTGCGGCAGGCGCAGGCACGT includes:
- a CDS encoding methyl-accepting chemotaxis protein, with amino-acid sequence MAFALFRKRLPDVPAPAAVPQVAQSPVDSAPAPAAGDDSAREILELLELELGAMIRQLERAANSVAGGAEATANTLAAIRDRTDALTGRTNAAQSTASTFASAADKFTHSAQGIGAQVREAGKLADAASAAAQEARANVDRLRESSAAIGNVVALIAQIARQTTLLALNSTIEAARAGAAGRGFAVVATEVKALAVQTQGATEEITRKIDALQRDATGSADAVHRISQAIEAIRPVFETVNGAVAEQNATTSEVSGNAASASEFIISVGESAAEIDAATKAAETHGENVASAGRAVTTFAQKLKSRCAVLLRQSEHDDRRKTERLPCHLKFETARGVMPVYEIAMDGVLIGGTDASRLAPQTIIEGSLEDVGVCRLRVTEQSKAGARAHFVSPDAALAEKIEDRLWSIHEENTEFVTRAMEAGTALTRICEQAVARGEVKIDDLFDTDYAEIAGTNPQQYRTRYLDWADRALPPFQEAFLAKDPRMAFCAMVDRNGFLPVHNKIYSLPQRPGDAAWNTANCRNRRIFNDPAGLAAAQNLRSYLVQSYARDMGNGNTVMMREIDVPIRVQGRHWGGFRTAYKL